In Mycolicibacterium mucogenicum DSM 44124, the following are encoded in one genomic region:
- a CDS encoding nuclear transport factor 2 family protein, producing MSVEDTVHGLWQALSARDWERLKDFVSDDCIYLDMPVGPAAAARGPEDIVKRLKIGLEPLASYENFDGLLLTNGADAMYEHHEEWHWETGESAILKFVTVHRVENGKVTLWKDYWDMGALSNFAPPSWLENFATADMSWIFDATGLV from the coding sequence GTGTCGGTTGAGGATACGGTCCACGGTCTGTGGCAGGCGCTGTCGGCGCGCGATTGGGAGCGGCTGAAGGATTTCGTGTCCGACGACTGCATCTACCTGGACATGCCGGTGGGGCCGGCCGCCGCCGCGCGCGGGCCCGAGGACATCGTCAAGCGGCTCAAGATCGGCCTGGAGCCGCTGGCCTCATATGAGAACTTCGACGGCCTGTTACTGACCAACGGCGCCGACGCCATGTACGAGCACCACGAGGAATGGCATTGGGAGACCGGGGAATCCGCGATCCTCAAGTTCGTCACCGTGCACCGCGTCGAGAACGGCAAGGTGACGCTGTGGAAGGACTACTGGGACATGGGTGCGCTGTCGAACTTCGCGCCGCCGTCCTGGCTGGAGAACTTCGCGACCGCCGACATGTCGTGGATCTTCGACGCGACGGGCCTGGTCTAA
- a CDS encoding carboxymuconolactone decarboxylase family protein: MSRIGDFTDDDVTAWVVKSPDIGTAMAGFTNAVYTKGRLPLRVRELARVVIALDNECVVCQNTRDSAAEAEGVDEDLYNHAGVWQTWPGYSEQERIAAEFAYRFASDHTGLRDDEDFWARAAEHFSDELLTDLALSCAMWLGMGRMLRTLDIGQACKITL, from the coding sequence GTGAGCCGAATCGGAGATTTCACCGACGATGACGTAACCGCCTGGGTGGTCAAGTCACCCGACATCGGCACGGCCATGGCGGGTTTCACCAACGCCGTCTACACCAAGGGCCGCCTGCCGCTGCGCGTGCGCGAATTGGCCCGCGTGGTGATCGCCCTCGACAACGAGTGCGTGGTGTGTCAGAATACCCGCGATTCGGCGGCCGAGGCGGAGGGCGTCGACGAAGATCTCTACAACCACGCCGGCGTGTGGCAGACCTGGCCCGGCTACTCCGAGCAGGAGCGCATCGCCGCCGAGTTCGCCTACCGGTTCGCCTCCGACCACACCGGGCTGCGCGACGACGAGGACTTCTGGGCCCGTGCCGCAGAGCATTTCAGCGACGAGCTGCTGACCGACCTGGCGCTGTCGTGCGCCATGTGGCTCGGCATGGGCCGCATGCTGCGGACCCTCGACATCGGTCAGGCCTGCAAGATCACCCTCTGA
- the bfr gene encoding bacterioferritin codes for MQGDPEILKLLNEQLTSELTAINQYFLHSKMQDNWGFTELAKHTREESFEEMRHAETLTDRILLLDGLPNYQRLFSLRVGQTLREQFEADLAIEYEVVTRLKPGIIMCREKGDATSANIFEAILADEEGHIDYLETQLELMDKLGEQLYAAQCVSRPPS; via the coding sequence ATGCAAGGCGACCCCGAAATCCTCAAGCTGCTCAACGAGCAATTGACCAGTGAACTCACCGCGATCAACCAATACTTCCTGCATTCGAAAATGCAGGACAATTGGGGCTTCACGGAATTGGCCAAGCACACCCGTGAAGAGTCGTTCGAGGAAATGCGCCACGCGGAGACGCTCACCGACCGCATTCTGCTGTTGGACGGGCTGCCCAATTACCAGCGGTTGTTCTCGCTGCGCGTCGGGCAGACCCTGCGCGAGCAGTTCGAGGCCGACCTGGCCATCGAGTACGAGGTGGTCACCCGGCTGAAGCCGGGCATCATCATGTGCCGCGAGAAGGGCGACGCGACGAGCGCCAACATCTTCGAGGCCATCCTCGCCGACGAGGAAGGCCACATCGACTATCTGGAAACGCAGCTGGAGCTGATGGACAAGCTCGGCGAGCAGCTCTACGCGGCCCAGTGCGTGTCGCGCCCGCCGTCGTAA
- a CDS encoding (2Fe-2S)-binding protein: MFVCLCTGVTSQVVTELVEGGATTSKQIAEKCGAGLDCGRCRRTVRAIIEAARTDCPVHKAG, translated from the coding sequence ATGTTCGTCTGTCTGTGTACCGGGGTGACGAGCCAGGTCGTCACCGAACTCGTCGAGGGTGGCGCGACCACGTCGAAGCAGATCGCCGAGAAGTGCGGCGCCGGCCTGGACTGCGGCCGCTGCCGCCGCACCGTGCGGGCCATCATCGAAGCGGCCCGCACCGACTGCCCGGTCCACAAGGCGGGTTAG
- a CDS encoding enoyl-CoA hydratase/isomerase family protein: MTDPAALVEIDDTNRVRTLTLNRPDALNAFSEALYDATTIALKEAAADPEVSVVLLTGAGRAFSAGNDLVEMQEMVTNPEYQMGEYGFPGLIEALTAFPKPLICAVNGVGLGIGTTILGYADLAFMSTTARLKCPFTSLGVASEAASSYLLPRLMGRQNAAWLLLSSEWVSAEEALRMGLVWRVCAPDDLLPEARRHAEIIASRPLSSLMAVKHAMVEPTREAIVAATQRESGQFAELLGGAANADALTAFVGRKG; this comes from the coding sequence GTGACCGACCCCGCCGCGCTCGTTGAGATCGACGACACCAACCGGGTCCGGACCCTGACCCTCAACCGGCCCGACGCGCTCAACGCGTTCAGCGAGGCGCTCTACGATGCGACGACGATCGCGTTGAAGGAGGCCGCGGCCGACCCGGAGGTGTCGGTGGTCCTGCTCACCGGCGCCGGCCGGGCATTCAGCGCCGGCAACGACCTGGTCGAAATGCAGGAGATGGTCACCAACCCTGAATATCAGATGGGGGAGTACGGCTTTCCCGGCCTGATCGAGGCGCTGACGGCGTTTCCGAAGCCGCTGATCTGTGCAGTGAACGGGGTCGGCCTGGGTATCGGCACCACGATCCTCGGCTACGCCGATCTGGCGTTCATGTCGACGACGGCGCGGCTCAAATGCCCCTTCACCAGCCTGGGCGTGGCGTCGGAGGCGGCGTCGTCATACCTGTTGCCGCGGTTGATGGGCCGGCAGAACGCCGCCTGGCTGCTGCTGTCCTCGGAATGGGTGAGCGCCGAGGAAGCCCTGCGCATGGGTCTGGTGTGGCGGGTGTGTGCGCCCGACGACCTGTTGCCCGAGGCCCGTCGTCATGCGGAAATCATTGCGTCGCGGCCGCTTTCGAGCCTCATGGCCGTCAAGCACGCGATGGTGGAACCGACCCGTGAGGCGATCGTCGCGGCGACGCAGCGCGAGTCGGGCCAGTTCGCCGAGTTGCTCGGCGGCGCCGCCAACGCCGACGCGCTGACCGCCTTCGTGGGGCGCAAGGGGTAG
- a CDS encoding EthD domain-containing protein, with protein MEKVMVTLRRDTADDAWCERLRTEVAEELLALGVPGLAVNVKDGAVRDSLMLLTTLEPPVVAVISVWTQQYYGAQMTAVLDRLRAECALLAAYLVTESVPMAGPATVVGERTTGLANVALLRRPDGLDEREWFRRWHIDHTQVAIDTQSTFGYTQNAVVRSLTPDAPQLGAIVEELFPIEATTSLHAFFGAADDADLADRAGKMAASTSAFGANVNIDTVPTSRYIMRNPFGDNL; from the coding sequence ATGGAGAAGGTCATGGTCACGCTCCGGCGTGACACCGCCGATGACGCCTGGTGCGAGCGGCTGCGTACCGAGGTCGCCGAGGAGCTGCTGGCGCTCGGGGTGCCCGGACTGGCGGTCAACGTCAAGGACGGCGCGGTCCGGGACTCGCTGATGCTGCTGACGACGCTCGAGCCGCCCGTCGTCGCGGTGATCAGCGTGTGGACGCAGCAGTACTACGGCGCGCAGATGACCGCGGTGCTGGATCGGCTGCGAGCCGAATGTGCCTTGCTGGCCGCATATCTGGTCACCGAGTCGGTCCCGATGGCCGGCCCGGCCACCGTCGTCGGGGAGCGCACCACGGGCCTTGCCAACGTCGCGTTGCTGCGCCGCCCCGATGGCCTGGACGAGCGAGAGTGGTTCCGCCGCTGGCACATCGACCACACGCAGGTGGCCATCGACACCCAGTCCACGTTCGGTTACACGCAGAACGCGGTGGTGCGTTCGCTGACGCCCGACGCCCCGCAGCTCGGCGCCATCGTCGAGGAGCTGTTCCCCATCGAGGCGACCACGAGCCTGCATGCCTTCTTCGGCGCCGCCGACGATGCCGACCTGGCCGACCGCGCGGGCAAGATGGCCGCCAGCACGTCGGCCTTCGGCGCCAACGTCAACATCGACACCGTGCCCACCAGCCGCTACATCATGCGAAACCCGTTTGGAGACAACCTGTGA
- a CDS encoding PaaI family thioesterase — MQKLSADEVARMRAVYEPLTQSVRELIDATIRTEVGAAAIAAVQAEIDAATAQLRAQQLEGSFGIRFGAQGSEMPWGNAVIGVRNPIAPPVVLIRAADGSVSADFHLGAAYEGPPGHVHGGVSAMILDHVLGEGASLPGQPRLTGTLTMRYRRMTRLGDLHTEARIVRTEGIKTYAVGHIADAEGITVEAEGVFITPRWARD; from the coding sequence ATGCAGAAGCTGAGCGCCGACGAGGTGGCGCGGATGCGAGCCGTCTACGAACCGCTCACGCAGTCCGTACGCGAGCTCATCGATGCCACGATCCGGACAGAGGTCGGAGCCGCGGCCATCGCCGCCGTGCAGGCCGAGATCGACGCCGCCACCGCCCAGCTCCGCGCGCAGCAGCTCGAGGGTTCGTTCGGCATCAGGTTCGGCGCGCAGGGCAGTGAAATGCCCTGGGGCAATGCGGTGATCGGGGTTCGAAACCCGATCGCGCCGCCTGTCGTCCTCATCCGGGCTGCCGACGGCAGTGTGTCGGCCGACTTCCATCTGGGCGCCGCGTACGAAGGCCCGCCGGGCCACGTTCATGGCGGGGTGTCGGCGATGATCCTCGACCACGTCCTCGGCGAGGGGGCGAGCCTGCCGGGACAACCGCGGCTCACCGGCACCCTCACCATGCGCTATCGGCGCATGACGCGGCTCGGCGATCTGCACACCGAGGCCCGCATCGTGCGGACCGAGGGCATCAAGACCTATGCCGTCGGGCACATCGCCGATGCCGAGGGCATCACGGTGGAGGCCGAGGGCGTATTCATCACGCCGCGCTGGGCGCGGGACTGA
- a CDS encoding LuxR C-terminal-related transcriptional regulator yields MRIDPFAGYQVSHVTVVDSYEVVHAGIAAWLRDDHALCATPTSYYVDTEEFLRRHPVPEDDAQVVVLGLRADEANSLAAVRDLTNRGYHVVVYSHLTDRDVIRTAIDSGARTYLMQTAGRGHLLKAIRAAVTPFPYVGPNVAAALDDRDFCLRPVLAPREQEVLLAWFRTDSKELVAQQLFLAPSTVRTHLQRIRAKYIAAGRPAGTKAALVARAIQDRIISIDDL; encoded by the coding sequence ATGCGGATCGATCCGTTCGCTGGCTATCAGGTTTCGCACGTGACCGTCGTCGACTCGTATGAAGTCGTCCATGCCGGCATCGCGGCCTGGCTCCGCGACGACCACGCGCTCTGCGCGACCCCGACGTCCTACTACGTCGACACCGAGGAGTTCCTGCGACGTCACCCCGTTCCCGAAGACGACGCCCAGGTGGTCGTACTGGGACTGAGGGCGGACGAAGCGAACAGTCTCGCCGCCGTCCGCGACCTCACCAACCGCGGCTACCACGTCGTGGTGTACTCGCATCTCACCGACCGCGACGTCATCCGCACCGCGATCGACTCGGGCGCCCGGACCTACCTGATGCAGACCGCAGGACGGGGGCACCTGCTCAAGGCCATCCGGGCCGCCGTCACCCCGTTCCCCTACGTGGGCCCGAACGTGGCAGCCGCTCTCGACGACCGGGACTTCTGCCTGCGCCCGGTACTGGCACCGCGGGAGCAGGAGGTACTGCTGGCGTGGTTCCGGACGGACAGCAAGGAACTCGTCGCCCAGCAGCTATTCCTGGCGCCCAGTACCGTGCGCACCCATCTGCAGCGCATCCGGGCCAAATACATCGCCGCCGGCCGCCCGGCCGGCACCAAAGCCGCGCTGGTCGCGCGCGCCATCCAGGATCGGATCATCAGTATCGACGATCTATGA
- a CDS encoding nucleoside deaminase has product MTVTADDLRHLNRCVELAREALEDGDQPFGSLLVDADGVVVFEDRNRVSGGDQTQHPEFAIARWAATNLDPAQRAAAVTYTSGEHCPMCSAAHAWVGLGRIVYATSSAQLVGWLGEWGAAPAPVAALPISAVAPGVPVDGPVAELAGTMKGLYEACFRP; this is encoded by the coding sequence ATGACCGTCACCGCCGATGATCTGCGCCACCTGAACCGCTGCGTCGAGCTGGCCCGTGAGGCGCTGGAGGACGGCGACCAACCGTTCGGCTCGCTCCTGGTGGACGCCGACGGTGTCGTGGTCTTCGAAGACCGCAACCGGGTGTCCGGCGGAGACCAGACCCAGCACCCCGAATTCGCCATCGCCCGTTGGGCGGCAACCAATCTCGATCCCGCTCAGCGCGCCGCAGCGGTGACCTACACCTCCGGTGAACATTGCCCGATGTGCTCGGCCGCGCACGCCTGGGTGGGCCTGGGCCGCATCGTCTACGCGACGTCGTCGGCGCAACTGGTCGGCTGGCTCGGCGAGTGGGGCGCCGCGCCCGCCCCCGTTGCGGCGCTGCCCATCTCGGCCGTCGCGCCCGGCGTGCCGGTCGACGGCCCCGTCGCGGAACTCGCCGGCACCATGAAGGGGTTGTACGAAGCGTGCTTCCGGCCGTGA
- a CDS encoding VC0807 family protein has protein sequence MSQAQSMRPIIRGVLLDIAPPLIAYYGLRAAGVSEYVALLTATVLAGGKVAYDAISARRLDPFAGFLMLNFGLSLAVGVSTSDPRMLLAGNTLVGGLGGLIFLGSCVVGTPLTQVVSERVQTGEQDTSPAAVAYRRRVHILLSAMWGIGLLLGSALHLAVIFSMSVDAANALTSVLSLATTALLMTATFVVGRRAAARWEQRGQREPTSAEQIETPKG, from the coding sequence GTGAGCCAGGCACAGTCCATGAGACCGATCATCCGCGGCGTCCTGCTGGACATCGCTCCGCCACTGATCGCGTACTACGGACTGCGGGCCGCGGGCGTCTCCGAATATGTGGCCCTGCTCACCGCCACGGTGTTGGCCGGCGGCAAGGTCGCCTACGACGCGATCAGCGCTCGCCGTCTCGACCCGTTCGCGGGCTTTCTCATGCTCAACTTCGGGCTGAGCCTGGCCGTCGGCGTCAGCACGTCGGATCCGCGAATGCTGCTGGCGGGCAACACGTTGGTGGGCGGCCTCGGCGGCCTGATCTTCCTCGGCAGCTGCGTGGTCGGCACGCCGCTCACCCAGGTCGTGTCGGAGCGCGTTCAGACCGGAGAACAGGACACCAGCCCGGCCGCGGTCGCCTACCGGCGGCGGGTGCACATTCTGCTCTCAGCGATGTGGGGCATCGGGTTGCTCCTCGGCAGCGCACTCCATCTGGCGGTCATCTTCTCCATGTCGGTCGACGCTGCCAACGCCCTGACCTCGGTGTTGTCGCTCGCCACCACCGCCCTGCTGATGACGGCGACGTTCGTGGTCGGCAGGCGGGCCGCGGCCCGCTGGGAACAGCGCGGGCAACGCGAGCCGACGAGCGCGGAACAAATCGAGACCCCCAAAGGTTGA
- the lon gene encoding endopeptidase La: MSDATTAPIAVPVLFVTEPIVLPGMVVPIELDEAARAAVDAAQAAAAAGEAGKLLIAPRLDDRYPTHGVLASIVQVGRVPSGGTAAVVRGERRAHIGSGTSGPGSALWVLVDEIAETETTEETRTLAAEYKKLLLAILQRREAWQIVDAVNQISQPSALADTAGYASYLTDVQKRELLETSDVSRRLRRLIEWTGEHLAEVEVNDKIAEDVRAGMDKRQKEFLLRQQLDAIRKELGELDGSAGAEEPADYRTRIEAADLPEKVREAALREVGKLERSSEQTPEGGWIRTWLDTVLELPWNERTEDSTDLKAAREILDADHHGLDDVKDRIVEYLAVRARRAQRGMAVVGGRGSGAVMVLAGPPGVGKTSLGESVARALGRKFVRVALGGVRDEAEIRGHRRTYVGALPGRVVRAIGEAGSMNPVVLLDEIDKVGSDYRGDPAAALLEVLDPAQNHTFRDHYLDLDLDLSDVVFLATANVIENIPSALLDRMELITLDGYTEDDKVAIARDYLLPRQAERAALTTDEVTVTDAALRKIAADYTREPGMRQFERLLAKALRKVTTKLATGVESVTVDEPDLVDYLGRPRFMPESAERTAVPGVATGLAVTGMGGDVLYIEAGSNDGEPGLQLTGQLGDVMKESAQIALSYVRSHAAELGVDPKALDRRIHVHVPAGAVPKDGPSAGVTMVTALVSMATGRQVRSDVGMTGEVTLNGRVLPIGGVKQKLMAAQRAGLTTVFIPSRNEPDLDEVPAEVLDALDVRPMTDVADIIAQALEPAAEVTAAA; this comes from the coding sequence ATGTCTGACGCCACAACAGCGCCCATCGCTGTTCCCGTCCTGTTTGTCACCGAGCCGATCGTCCTGCCGGGCATGGTCGTGCCCATCGAACTCGATGAGGCCGCGCGTGCCGCGGTCGACGCGGCCCAAGCCGCCGCAGCCGCCGGCGAGGCCGGGAAGCTGCTCATCGCGCCCCGCCTCGACGACCGCTACCCCACCCACGGCGTCCTGGCGTCGATCGTCCAGGTCGGCCGCGTGCCCAGTGGCGGAACCGCCGCCGTCGTCCGCGGTGAGCGGCGCGCACACATCGGGTCCGGCACATCGGGCCCGGGCAGTGCGCTGTGGGTCCTGGTCGACGAGATCGCCGAGACCGAGACGACCGAGGAAACCCGCACCCTGGCAGCCGAATACAAGAAGCTGCTGCTGGCCATCCTGCAGCGCCGGGAGGCGTGGCAGATCGTCGACGCGGTCAACCAGATCAGTCAGCCGTCGGCGCTCGCCGACACCGCGGGCTACGCGTCCTACCTGACCGACGTGCAGAAGCGCGAGCTGCTGGAGACCTCAGATGTGAGTCGTCGCCTCCGCCGGCTGATCGAGTGGACGGGCGAGCACCTGGCCGAGGTCGAGGTGAACGACAAGATCGCCGAGGACGTCCGCGCCGGAATGGACAAGCGGCAGAAGGAATTCCTGCTGCGCCAGCAACTGGACGCCATCCGCAAGGAACTGGGCGAGCTGGACGGTAGCGCCGGGGCCGAGGAGCCCGCGGACTACCGGACCCGCATCGAGGCGGCCGATCTGCCCGAGAAGGTGCGGGAGGCGGCGCTGCGCGAGGTCGGCAAGCTGGAACGGTCCAGCGAGCAGACCCCCGAGGGCGGCTGGATCCGGACCTGGCTGGACACCGTGCTGGAGCTCCCGTGGAACGAGCGCACCGAGGATTCGACGGATCTGAAGGCCGCCAGGGAGATCCTGGACGCCGATCACCACGGGCTGGACGACGTGAAGGATCGCATCGTCGAGTACCTGGCGGTGCGGGCCCGCCGCGCGCAGCGCGGTATGGCGGTCGTCGGCGGCCGCGGCTCCGGCGCCGTCATGGTGCTGGCCGGGCCTCCCGGCGTCGGTAAGACGTCGCTGGGCGAGTCGGTGGCACGTGCGCTGGGCCGCAAGTTCGTCCGCGTCGCCCTGGGCGGTGTGCGCGACGAGGCGGAGATCCGCGGACACCGGCGCACCTACGTCGGTGCGCTGCCGGGCCGCGTCGTGCGGGCCATCGGTGAGGCCGGTTCCATGAATCCGGTTGTGCTGCTCGACGAGATCGACAAGGTGGGCTCGGACTACCGCGGCGATCCGGCGGCGGCGCTGCTGGAGGTCCTGGACCCGGCGCAGAACCACACGTTCCGCGACCACTACCTGGACCTGGATCTGGACCTGTCCGATGTGGTGTTCCTGGCGACGGCCAACGTCATCGAGAACATCCCCAGCGCCCTGCTGGACCGCATGGAACTGATCACGCTCGACGGCTACACCGAGGACGACAAGGTCGCCATCGCCCGGGACTACCTGCTGCCCCGGCAGGCCGAACGGGCGGCGTTGACCACCGATGAGGTGACGGTGACGGACGCGGCGCTGCGCAAGATCGCCGCGGACTACACCCGCGAACCGGGCATGCGGCAGTTCGAGCGACTGCTGGCGAAGGCGCTGCGAAAGGTGACCACCAAGCTGGCCACCGGCGTCGAGTCGGTCACCGTGGATGAGCCGGATCTGGTTGATTACCTGGGCCGTCCGCGGTTCATGCCGGAGTCCGCGGAGCGCACCGCGGTGCCGGGCGTGGCGACCGGACTGGCCGTCACGGGTATGGGCGGCGATGTGCTCTACATCGAGGCCGGATCCAACGACGGTGAACCGGGTCTGCAATTGACCGGTCAGCTGGGCGACGTGATGAAGGAGTCGGCGCAGATCGCGCTGTCGTACGTGCGGTCGCACGCGGCGGAGCTGGGCGTCGATCCGAAGGCGCTGGATCGCCGCATCCACGTCCACGTGCCCGCGGGCGCGGTGCCCAAGGACGGTCCGTCCGCGGGTGTGACGATGGTGACCGCGCTGGTCTCCATGGCCACCGGACGGCAGGTGCGTTCCGACGTCGGGATGACGGGCGAGGTCACGCTGAACGGGCGGGTGCTGCCCATCGGCGGGGTCAAGCAGAAGCTGATGGCGGCTCAACGTGCCGGGCTGACAACGGTTTTCATCCCGTCACGCAACGAGCCGGATCTGGACGAGGTCCCGGCCGAGGTCCTGGACGCACTCGACGTGCGGCCCATGACCGACGTCGCCGACATCATCGCTCAGGCGCTGGAGCCGGCCGCTGAGGTCACGGCGGCGGCGTAA
- a CDS encoding ATP-binding cassette domain-containing protein, producing the protein MSDLQIRDLVVEYGKSADKIRPIDNFQLELSAGSLAILLGPSGCGKTTLLSCIGGILKPTSGQILFDGIDVTTLGPKALTDYRRNTVGIVFQAFNLVPSLTAAENVMVPMRAAGMSRGAARQRAAELLDRVGLSHRMTHRPGDMSGGQQQRVAVARAIALDPPLILADEPTAHLDFIQVEEVLRLIRELADDRVVVVATHDSRMLPLADRVVELVPTVASTEREPEVFELEAGDLVFEQTTIGDLIYVVREGRFEITREMPDGETMLLFTAGPGEYFGEIGPLFGIPRTATVRALTDGVVVGYTVKDFRARLGPDRIHELIEHRAIHLADEPPSADIA; encoded by the coding sequence ATGAGCGACTTACAGATTCGTGACCTGGTGGTGGAATACGGCAAGTCCGCCGACAAGATCCGGCCCATCGACAATTTCCAGCTCGAGCTGTCGGCGGGGTCGCTCGCGATCCTGTTGGGGCCCAGCGGTTGTGGGAAGACGACGTTGCTGTCGTGCATCGGCGGCATCCTCAAACCGACATCGGGTCAGATCCTGTTCGACGGTATCGACGTGACCACACTCGGGCCCAAGGCGCTGACCGACTACCGCCGCAACACCGTCGGCATCGTGTTCCAGGCGTTCAACCTCGTGCCCAGCCTCACCGCCGCCGAGAACGTCATGGTGCCGATGCGGGCCGCCGGCATGAGCCGCGGCGCGGCCCGGCAGCGTGCCGCCGAACTGCTCGACCGAGTCGGTCTGTCACACCGCATGACGCACCGCCCCGGCGACATGTCGGGCGGTCAGCAGCAGCGCGTCGCGGTGGCGCGGGCCATTGCGCTGGACCCGCCGCTGATCCTGGCCGACGAGCCCACGGCGCACCTGGACTTCATCCAGGTCGAAGAGGTGCTGCGGCTCATCCGGGAACTCGCCGACGACCGCGTCGTGGTGGTCGCCACGCATGACAGCCGCATGCTGCCGCTGGCGGACCGGGTCGTCGAGCTGGTCCCGACCGTCGCGAGCACCGAGCGTGAGCCCGAGGTCTTCGAGCTCGAAGCCGGAGACCTGGTGTTCGAGCAGACGACGATCGGTGACCTGATCTATGTCGTGCGGGAAGGCAGGTTCGAGATCACCCGCGAGATGCCCGACGGCGAGACGATGCTGCTGTTCACCGCCGGCCCCGGCGAGTACTTCGGCGAGATCGGGCCGCTGTTCGGGATTCCGCGCACCGCGACGGTGCGCGCCCTCACCGACGGCGTGGTCGTCGGCTACACCGTCAAGGATTTCCGGGCCCGGCTCGGGCCCGACCGCATCCACGAGCTCATCGAGCATCGCGCCATCCACCTGGCCGACGAACCACCGTCGGCCGACATCGCCTGA
- a CDS encoding ABC transporter permease: MLIAALRDLQWRRRRFLIAVVGTSFVFAMTLVLTGLANGFRVEASNTVNSLGIDHFMIQNGAAGPFLGSSPFAQTEVERAQKLPGVQAAAAVVYAGTTALDNGTPRTMNLFGAPTAGPGMPAMSQGRPPATPDEIAVSSTLGRKIGDQMHIASHTLQVVGIVNNSTVLAQQPNLFLTTVGAQRLVYGGQPVIASVGIRGNPTKALDGYRLVDRHGAIDDMMRPLKVAVDAISIMAVLLWVVAATIIGMFIYMSAMERTRDFAVFKAVGVKTKSMMAGLALQAVFIAVCSAAIGVLLAMVLGPMFPMRVDVPAGAYLLLPVVAITIGLIASLAGMRRAVTIDPAMAFGGP, translated from the coding sequence GTGCTGATCGCGGCGTTACGGGACCTGCAGTGGCGGCGCCGCCGATTTCTCATCGCGGTGGTCGGCACTTCGTTCGTCTTCGCCATGACGCTGGTGCTCACCGGGCTGGCCAACGGATTCCGGGTGGAGGCCAGCAACACCGTCAATTCGCTGGGCATCGACCACTTCATGATCCAGAACGGGGCGGCCGGGCCGTTCCTGGGATCGTCGCCGTTCGCGCAGACCGAAGTCGAACGCGCGCAAAAGCTTCCGGGCGTGCAGGCCGCCGCCGCGGTGGTCTATGCGGGCACGACGGCACTCGACAACGGGACGCCGCGGACCATGAACCTGTTCGGCGCCCCGACTGCCGGGCCGGGCATGCCGGCGATGTCGCAAGGTCGCCCGCCCGCCACACCCGACGAGATCGCGGTGTCGTCGACGCTGGGCCGCAAGATCGGCGATCAGATGCACATCGCCTCGCACACGCTCCAGGTGGTGGGGATCGTCAACAACTCCACCGTGCTGGCGCAGCAGCCCAACCTGTTCCTGACGACGGTGGGCGCGCAGCGCCTGGTGTACGGCGGACAGCCCGTCATCGCGTCGGTGGGCATCCGGGGTAATCCCACCAAGGCGCTCGACGGCTACCGGCTGGTGGACCGCCACGGCGCCATCGACGACATGATGCGTCCGTTGAAAGTCGCGGTGGACGCCATCAGCATCATGGCCGTCCTGCTGTGGGTGGTGGCCGCGACGATCATCGGCATGTTCATCTACATGTCCGCCATGGAGCGCACCCGCGATTTCGCGGTGTTCAAAGCCGTTGGGGTGAAGACGAAATCGATGATGGCCGGGCTGGCGTTGCAGGCCGTGTTCATCGCCGTGTGCTCCGCGGCGATCGGTGTGCTGCTGGCGATGGTGCTCGGGCCGATGTTTCCGATGCGGGTGGACGTCCCGGCCGGGGCCTACCTGCTGCTGCCGGTGGTGGCCATCACCATCGGGCTGATCGCCAGTCTGGCGGGCATGCGCAGAGCGGTGACGATAGATCCAGCGATGGCATTCGGGGGGCCATAG
- a CDS encoding TfoX/Sxy family protein — protein MAYDEDLANRIRELLGPVGGIEEKRMFGGLAFLLNGHMSVAASHDRGLLVRVAPDDTEKLLGRRHVELMVMGGREMRGWLRVAPDGLKTKRQLQAWVDRGVDYAGTLPPK, from the coding sequence ATGGCCTATGACGAGGATCTGGCCAACCGGATCCGTGAGCTGCTCGGCCCGGTCGGCGGCATCGAGGAAAAGCGGATGTTCGGCGGGCTGGCATTCCTGCTGAACGGCCACATGTCGGTGGCCGCGAGCCACGACCGTGGCCTGTTGGTCCGGGTTGCACCCGACGATACTGAGAAGTTGCTGGGACGCCGGCACGTCGAGCTGATGGTGATGGGCGGCCGCGAGATGCGGGGTTGGCTGCGCGTGGCGCCCGATGGCCTGAAAACCAAACGCCAGCTGCAGGCCTGGGTCGACCGGGGCGTCGACTACGCAGGCACCCTGCCGCCCAAGTAG